The Cronobacter sakazakii genome has a window encoding:
- a CDS encoding SDR family oxidoreductase → MTTRPQPPFPEQQQNVPGSTTKMQPQPDHGETSYKGSGRLTGKAAIITGGDSGIGRAVAIAYAREGADVLISYLDEHDDAKDTARLVEEAGRKAVLVPGDITDAAHCRALVQKAADAFGKIDIVVNNAAFQMTRDSLDEISDEEFDRTMKTNLYGMFWICKAAVPHMPAGGSIINTASVNADQPKPKLIAYSATKAAIVNFSGSLAALLAEKGIRANAVAPGPIWTPLIPSTMPPEQVKDFGSQVPLARAGQPAELAPIYVMLASDEASYVSGATVAVTGGQAVI, encoded by the coding sequence ATGACGACACGTCCACAACCGCCATTCCCGGAACAGCAGCAGAATGTCCCTGGCAGCACCACCAAAATGCAGCCGCAGCCCGATCACGGCGAAACCAGCTACAAGGGCTCAGGCCGTCTCACCGGTAAAGCCGCCATCATCACCGGCGGTGATTCCGGCATTGGCCGCGCGGTCGCCATCGCGTATGCCCGCGAAGGGGCCGATGTGCTTATTTCGTATCTCGATGAGCATGACGATGCTAAAGACACCGCGCGTCTCGTGGAAGAGGCGGGCCGCAAAGCGGTGCTGGTGCCTGGCGATATCACCGATGCCGCCCACTGCCGCGCGCTGGTGCAGAAAGCAGCCGATGCGTTCGGCAAAATCGACATCGTGGTCAATAACGCGGCGTTCCAGATGACCCGCGATTCGCTGGATGAAATCAGCGATGAAGAGTTCGACCGCACCATGAAAACTAACCTGTACGGCATGTTCTGGATCTGCAAAGCCGCCGTGCCGCATATGCCCGCGGGCGGCTCAATCATCAATACCGCCTCGGTCAACGCCGACCAGCCGAAGCCGAAGCTCATCGCGTATTCCGCCACCAAAGCGGCTATCGTGAACTTCTCCGGCAGCCTGGCCGCGTTGCTTGCCGAAAAAGGCATTCGCGCGAACGCCGTCGCACCCGGCCCCATCTGGACGCCGCTGATTCCGTCCACCATGCCGCCGGAACAGGTCAAAGATTTCGGCAGCCAAGTGCCGCTGGCGCGTGCCGGTCAGCCTGCAGAACTGGCACCGATCTATGTGATGCTGGCAAGTGACGAGGCAAGCTACGTCTCGGGCGCGACCGTCGCCGTCACGGGCGGCCAGGCGGTTATCTGA
- a CDS encoding class I mannose-6-phosphate isomerase, with protein MLNYPLTLTTPLATHIFGGTRIKTQLGKAELPESRIAETWEVSDVDGMIATVTNGEYAGMSLRELTTRYPDELVAPGWRGPYFPLLSKFIDGSGMLPVHLHANDDIAQRLENQPNGKTEAWHILWAAPGATCLVGIKTGVKKEAIREALLAGDYDRVMYRLPLKTGDTIYVPGGQLHSFGPDTLIYEIEQTSDIQQHAMPWNMEDGSPVPPDEQARNIDKLLEELRPELLTQPQRGLVLEECEAVQRLLCCAGPYFALERWRFDTCYDYHFSSVRIVTNIGAPVTIHTPGNAVMTLERAQSVILPAALGEAEFCGKGELLVSYVPDLTQEIVAPLRAAGYPQTAIDALGDISGRLR; from the coding sequence ATGCTCAACTATCCGCTTACGCTGACGACGCCGCTCGCGACCCACATTTTTGGCGGCACGCGCATCAAAACGCAGCTCGGTAAGGCGGAACTGCCGGAATCGCGCATCGCGGAAACCTGGGAAGTGAGCGACGTTGACGGCATGATAGCGACCGTCACCAATGGCGAATACGCTGGCATGTCGTTGCGTGAGTTGACGACGCGCTATCCCGATGAACTGGTCGCGCCAGGCTGGCGCGGCCCGTACTTTCCGCTACTCAGCAAATTTATCGACGGCAGCGGCATGCTGCCGGTGCATCTGCACGCCAACGACGACATCGCGCAGCGCCTGGAAAACCAGCCGAATGGCAAAACCGAGGCCTGGCATATTCTCTGGGCCGCACCCGGCGCGACCTGCCTTGTTGGTATCAAAACCGGCGTCAAAAAAGAGGCGATCCGCGAGGCGTTACTGGCGGGCGATTATGACCGCGTCATGTACCGCCTGCCGCTCAAAACCGGCGATACGATCTATGTGCCGGGCGGGCAGTTGCACTCCTTCGGGCCGGATACGCTGATCTATGAGATCGAACAGACGTCTGATATTCAGCAGCATGCGATGCCGTGGAATATGGAAGATGGCTCGCCAGTGCCGCCTGACGAGCAGGCGCGTAACATCGATAAACTGCTGGAAGAATTGCGCCCTGAACTGCTGACCCAGCCGCAGCGCGGGCTGGTGCTGGAGGAGTGCGAGGCCGTCCAGCGTCTGCTGTGCTGCGCAGGTCCTTATTTCGCGCTGGAGCGCTGGCGCTTCGATACCTGCTACGACTACCACTTCTCCTCGGTGCGCATTGTCACCAATATCGGCGCGCCGGTCACTATCCACACGCCCGGTAACGCGGTGATGACGCTTGAGCGCGCGCAGAGCGTGATTCTGCCCGCCGCGCTCGGCGAGGCGGAGTTTTGCGGCAAAGGGGAGTTGCTGGTGAGTTACGTGCCGGATCTGACGCAGGAGATTGTCGCGCCGCTGCGCGCGGCAGGCTACCCGCAGACGGCCATCGACGCGCTCGGGGATATCAGCGGACGCCTGCGCTAG
- a CDS encoding sigma-54-dependent Fis family transcriptional regulator translates to MPHSASLTSAGVTPYCDDLSFPCLLNDSWQRSQRYGLTRNDDATSFVSRALLEEARSQHGWLKTLARPLMQRLGESLSRAPSVVVATDDTGLVLDTFGNNQFLHKAQRVALAPGNLWGEHARGTNAIGTALALHAPCEVHGSQHFLNQNAGLYCYGVPVFRPDGQIAGVLDLSTPARQPVAEAGRLMRQAVRQLEHDWVIAQLDAQQWLLRLHTDPTALGSAQELLLAFRDNRLVAANKLAMDEFKLSTAHIGTLSLDALFPQALPASDDTALTAINQRRYHTRRQLPARRVWAAYPAISQEEESGVETAKALRLLNAGIALCITGETGCGKEHLSRRLHQQSQWRDGPFVAINCAALPEQLIESELFGYQPGAFTGASSRGYIGKIREADGGVLFLDEIGDMPLAMQTRLLRVLQEKKVVPLGGTRAVPVTFTLICATHRPLDEMVARGAFREDLFYRIEEYRLRIPPLREWPALPRFVQRLWQELGGARRGVTLSADLVEHIARLPWPGNVRQLASLLKVLLALADDGDVVTLNDLPPPYCSVAGHKEPAQPSENAAPDVDAILQSVNGNMSLAARKLGVSRSTLYRRLEKQRASAGVR, encoded by the coding sequence ATGCCGCACAGCGCCTCGTTGACCTCCGCAGGCGTAACGCCGTACTGCGACGACCTGTCTTTTCCGTGTCTGCTGAATGACTCCTGGCAGCGCAGCCAGCGCTACGGGCTGACCCGCAACGATGACGCCACCTCGTTTGTCAGCCGCGCCCTGCTTGAAGAGGCGCGATCGCAACACGGCTGGCTGAAAACGCTCGCCCGCCCGCTGATGCAGCGGCTCGGTGAGAGCCTGAGCCGCGCACCGTCGGTTGTGGTCGCCACGGACGATACCGGTCTCGTGCTGGATACCTTCGGCAATAATCAGTTTCTGCATAAGGCGCAGCGCGTGGCGCTCGCGCCCGGTAATCTGTGGGGCGAACACGCGCGCGGCACGAACGCCATCGGCACCGCGCTGGCGCTGCACGCGCCGTGCGAGGTCCACGGCAGCCAGCATTTCCTCAATCAGAACGCCGGGCTTTACTGCTACGGCGTGCCGGTGTTCCGTCCGGACGGGCAAATCGCGGGCGTGCTGGATCTCTCCACGCCTGCACGGCAGCCCGTGGCCGAGGCAGGCCGCCTGATGCGTCAGGCCGTGCGCCAGCTGGAGCACGACTGGGTTATCGCGCAGCTCGACGCCCAGCAGTGGCTGCTGCGCCTGCACACCGACCCAACCGCGCTCGGCTCGGCACAGGAGCTGCTGCTGGCGTTCCGCGATAACCGGCTGGTGGCCGCCAATAAACTGGCGATGGACGAATTCAAGCTTTCCACCGCGCATATCGGCACGCTCTCGCTTGACGCGCTGTTCCCGCAGGCGTTGCCTGCAAGTGATGACACCGCCCTTACCGCCATTAACCAGCGCCGCTACCACACCCGCCGTCAGCTTCCGGCGCGGCGCGTCTGGGCCGCGTATCCCGCGATTTCGCAGGAAGAAGAGAGCGGCGTTGAAACCGCCAAAGCGCTGCGCCTGCTGAACGCGGGCATCGCGCTGTGCATTACCGGCGAAACCGGCTGCGGCAAAGAACACCTGAGCCGCCGCCTGCATCAACAAAGCCAGTGGCGCGACGGCCCGTTCGTCGCCATTAACTGTGCTGCGCTGCCCGAGCAACTGATTGAGTCGGAACTTTTTGGCTACCAGCCCGGCGCGTTTACCGGTGCCAGCAGCCGCGGCTATATCGGTAAAATCCGCGAAGCCGACGGCGGCGTGCTGTTTCTGGATGAAATTGGCGATATGCCGCTTGCCATGCAGACCCGCCTGTTGCGGGTGTTGCAGGAGAAAAAAGTGGTGCCGCTCGGCGGCACCCGCGCCGTACCGGTGACCTTTACGCTTATCTGCGCCACTCACCGTCCGCTGGACGAGATGGTGGCGCGCGGGGCGTTTCGCGAAGATCTCTTTTACCGGATTGAAGAGTACCGGCTGCGCATTCCGCCGCTGCGCGAGTGGCCCGCGCTGCCGCGTTTTGTCCAGCGGCTGTGGCAGGAGCTGGGCGGGGCGCGCCGCGGCGTCACGCTGTCTGCCGATCTGGTTGAGCATATCGCGCGTCTGCCGTGGCCGGGAAACGTGCGCCAGCTTGCGAGCCTGCTGAAAGTATTGCTGGCGCTGGCGGACGATGGTGACGTTGTCACGTTAAACGACCTGCCGCCCCCCTATTGTTCTGTGGCCGGACATAAAGAACCGGCGCAGCCTTCAGAGAACGCTGCGCCGGATGTGGACGCCATCTTGCAGAGCGTGAACGGTAACATGAGCCTTGCGGCGCGTAAGCTTGGCGTCTCGCGCAGTACACTCTACCGGCGGCTTGAGAAACAGCGCGCTAGCGCAGGCGTCCGCTGA
- the exaC gene encoding acetaldehyde dehydrogenase ExaC codes for MKYAHPGQPGALVSFKQRYGNFIGGQFVEPVEGQYFTNTTPVTGAVVAEFPRSGAADIERALDAAHAAAPAWGKTSVQERSNLLLAIADRMAGHIEQLALTESWDNGKPIRETLNADIPLAVDHFRYFAGCLRAQEGSVAEIDQYTVAYHIYEPLGVVGQIIPWNFPILMAAWKLAPALAAGNCVVLKPAEQTPLGISVLMELIGDLLPPGVVNVVHGFGQEAGEALARSKRIEKIAFTGSTPVGRHILACAAENIIPSTVELGGKSPNIYFADIMQAEPEFIEKAAEGLILGFFNQGEVCTCPSRALIQESIYEPFMERVLARMANIRKGDPYDTDTMIGAQASQEQFDKILSYIDIARGEGGQILAGGSRVNHGAALEKGFYIEPTLIKGENEMRFFQEEIFGPVIGITTFKDADEALKLANATEFGLGAGVWTRDTNLAWRMGREIKAGRVWTNCYHLYPAHAAFGGYKNSGIGRETHKKALEHYQQVKNVLVSYDIQPLNLF; via the coding sequence ATGAAATATGCTCACCCCGGTCAGCCTGGTGCACTCGTTAGCTTTAAACAGCGTTATGGAAACTTTATTGGCGGTCAGTTTGTCGAGCCTGTCGAAGGTCAATATTTCACTAACACCACGCCGGTGACGGGCGCGGTGGTGGCGGAGTTCCCGCGTTCTGGCGCAGCCGATATTGAGCGCGCGCTGGACGCGGCCCATGCCGCAGCGCCCGCGTGGGGCAAAACCAGCGTACAGGAGCGCTCGAACCTGCTGCTGGCCATCGCCGATCGCATGGCGGGCCATATCGAACAATTAGCGCTCACCGAGAGCTGGGATAACGGTAAACCGATTCGCGAAACGCTGAACGCCGATATTCCGCTGGCGGTCGACCACTTCCGCTACTTCGCCGGTTGTCTGCGCGCCCAGGAGGGCAGCGTCGCGGAAATCGATCAGTACACCGTCGCGTATCACATTTATGAACCGCTCGGCGTGGTCGGGCAGATAATCCCGTGGAACTTCCCGATCCTGATGGCGGCGTGGAAACTCGCGCCCGCGCTGGCGGCGGGCAACTGCGTGGTGCTCAAACCTGCGGAACAGACGCCGCTTGGCATTTCCGTGCTGATGGAGCTGATTGGCGATCTGCTGCCACCGGGCGTGGTGAACGTGGTGCACGGCTTCGGGCAGGAGGCGGGCGAGGCGCTCGCGCGCAGTAAACGCATCGAGAAAATCGCGTTTACCGGCTCCACGCCGGTCGGGCGGCATATTCTGGCCTGCGCGGCGGAAAATATTATCCCCAGCACCGTCGAGCTTGGCGGAAAGTCGCCTAATATTTACTTTGCCGACATTATGCAGGCAGAGCCTGAATTTATCGAAAAAGCGGCCGAAGGGCTGATTCTGGGCTTCTTTAACCAGGGGGAAGTGTGCACCTGTCCGTCCCGCGCCCTGATTCAGGAATCGATTTACGAACCCTTTATGGAACGTGTGCTGGCGCGTATGGCCAACATTCGTAAAGGCGACCCCTATGACACTGACACCATGATTGGCGCGCAGGCCTCTCAGGAGCAGTTCGACAAAATTCTCTCTTACATCGATATCGCGCGCGGCGAGGGCGGCCAGATCCTCGCGGGCGGCTCGCGTGTGAACCACGGCGCGGCGCTCGAGAAGGGCTTCTATATTGAGCCAACGCTGATTAAAGGCGAAAACGAGATGCGCTTCTTCCAGGAAGAGATCTTCGGGCCGGTTATCGGCATCACCACCTTTAAAGACGCTGACGAGGCGCTGAAACTGGCCAACGCCACGGAATTTGGTCTTGGCGCGGGCGTCTGGACGCGTGATACCAATCTCGCGTGGCGCATGGGTCGCGAAATCAAAGCGGGCCGCGTCTGGACCAACTGCTACCACCTCTATCCGGCGCATGCCGCGTTCGGCGGCTACAAGAATTCCGGCATTGGCCGCGAAACCCATAAAAAAGCGCTGGAGCATTACCAGCAGGTGAAAAATGTGCTGGTCAGCTATGACATTCAGCCTCTGAACCTTTTCTGA
- the adhP gene encoding alcohol dehydrogenase AdhP, translating to MKAMKMKAAVVKAFGQPLEIQEVLVPEVTPGKVLVKIAATGVCHTDLHAAEGDWPVKPNPPFIPGHEGVGHVVAVGQGVTHIKEGDRVGVPWLYSACGHCEHCLGGWETLCHSQQNSGYSVNGSFAEYCLADANYVGILPDNVEFTHIAPILCAGVTVYKGLKMTDTKPGDWVVVSGIGGLGHLAIQYANAMGLNVAAVDIDNDKLEFAKRLGAQVTANALEVDPGSYFHDTFGGAHGVLVTAVSPKAFAQATTMMRRGGTMVLNGLPPGKFDLSIFDMVLDGTTVRGSIVGTRKDLQEALDFAGHNKVAAEIAVEPLENINDIFDRMRNGKITGRIVVDMSL from the coding sequence ATGAAAGCGATGAAAATGAAAGCGGCCGTGGTCAAGGCCTTCGGGCAGCCGCTGGAGATCCAGGAAGTGCTGGTGCCGGAAGTCACACCAGGTAAAGTGCTGGTGAAAATCGCGGCGACCGGCGTGTGTCATACCGATCTCCACGCGGCGGAAGGTGACTGGCCGGTGAAACCGAATCCGCCATTTATTCCGGGCCATGAAGGCGTGGGGCATGTCGTGGCGGTCGGCCAGGGCGTGACGCACATTAAAGAGGGGGATCGCGTGGGCGTGCCGTGGCTCTATTCCGCCTGCGGGCACTGCGAACACTGTCTCGGGGGCTGGGAAACGCTTTGTCACAGCCAGCAAAACTCAGGCTATTCGGTTAACGGCAGCTTTGCCGAGTATTGTCTGGCAGACGCCAATTATGTGGGCATCCTGCCGGATAACGTCGAGTTTACCCATATCGCGCCGATCCTTTGTGCGGGGGTGACGGTTTATAAAGGGCTGAAAATGACCGACACCAAACCGGGTGACTGGGTGGTGGTTTCCGGCATCGGCGGGTTAGGGCATCTGGCGATTCAGTACGCCAACGCGATGGGGCTGAACGTGGCGGCGGTGGATATTGATAACGATAAGCTGGAGTTTGCGAAACGCCTCGGCGCGCAGGTGACGGCCAACGCGCTGGAGGTCGATCCGGGCAGCTATTTCCATGACACTTTCGGCGGCGCGCACGGCGTGCTGGTAACGGCGGTGTCGCCAAAAGCGTTCGCCCAGGCGACCACCATGATGCGCCGCGGCGGTACGATGGTGCTGAACGGCCTGCCGCCGGGTAAATTCGATCTCTCTATCTTTGATATGGTGCTGGACGGCACCACGGTGCGTGGCTCGATTGTCGGTACGCGTAAAGATCTCCAGGAGGCGCTTGATTTCGCGGGCCATAATAAAGTGGCGGCAGAAATTGCGGTCGAGCCGCTGGAGAATATCAACGATATTTTCGACCGTATGCGTAACGGGAAAATCACCGGTCGCATCGTGGTGGATATGTCGCTGTAA
- a CDS encoding IS1-like element IS1B family transposase (programmed frameshift), which yields MASVSISCPSCSATDGVVRNGKSTAGHQRYLCSHCRKTWQLQFTYTASQPGTHQKIIDMAMNGVGCRATARIMGVGLNTIFRHFKKLRPQSVTSRIQPGSDVIVCAEMDEQWGYVGAKSRQRWLFYAYDRLRKTVVAHVFGERTMATLGRLMSLLSPFDVVIWMTDGWPLYESRLKGKLHVISKRYTQRIERHNLNLRQHLARLGRKSLSFSKSVELHDKVIGHYLNIKHYQ from the exons GTGGCTTCTGTTTCTATCAGCTGTCCCTCCTGTTCAGCTACTGACGGGGTGGTGCGTAACGGCAAAAGCACCGCCGGACATCAGCGCTATCTCTGCTCTCACTGCCGTAAAACATGGCAACTGCAGTTCACTTACACCGCTTCTCAACCCGGTACGCACCAGAAAATCATTGATATGGCCATGAATGGCGTTGGATGCCGGGCAACCGCCCGCATTATGGGCGTTGGCCTCAACACGATTTTCCGCCATT TTAAAAAACTCAGGCCGCAGTCGGTAACCTCGCGCATACAGCCGGGCAGTGACGTCATCGTCTGCGCGGAAATGGACGAACAGTGGGGATACGTCGGGGCTAAATCGCGCCAGCGCTGGCTGTTTTACGCGTATGACAGGCTCCGGAAGACGGTTGTTGCGCACGTATTCGGTGAACGCACTATGGCGACGCTGGGGCGTCTTATGAGCCTGCTGTCACCCTTTGACGTGGTGATATGGATGACGGATGGCTGGCCGCTGTATGAATCCCGCCTGAAGGGAAAGCTGCACGTAATCAGCAAGCGATATACGCAGCGAATTGAGCGGCATAACCTGAATCTGAGGCAGCACCTGGCACGGCTGGGACGGAAGTCGCTGTCGTTCTCAAAATCGGTGGAGCTGCATGACAAAGTCATCGGGCATTATCTGAACATAAAACACTATCAATAA
- the nifJ gene encoding pyruvate:ferredoxin (flavodoxin) oxidoreductase produces the protein MITIDGNGAVASVAFRTSEVIAIYPITPSSTMAEQADAWAGNGMKNVWGDVPRVVEMQSEAGAIATVHGALQTGALSTSFTSSQGLLLMIPTLYKLAGQLTPFVLHVAARTVATHALSIFGDHSDVMAVRQTGCAMLCASSVQEAQDFALISHIATLKSRVPFIHFFDGFRTSHEINKIAPLADDTIRALLPQAEIDAHRARALNPEHPVIRGTSANPDTYFQSREATNPWYDAVYDHVEQAMNDFAAATGRQYRPFEYYGHPEAERVIILMGSASGTCEEVVDELLTQGEKVGVLKVRLFRPFSARHLLAALPQSVQRIAVLDRTKEPGAQAEPLYLDVMTALAEAFNRGERDSLPRVIGGRYGLSSKEFGPDCVLAVFNELRAEKPKPRFTVGIYDDVTHLSLPLPENTLPSHARLEALFYGLGSDGSVSATKNNIKIIGNATPWYAQGYFVYDSKKAGGLTVSHLRVSERPINSAYLVSQADFVGCHQLQFIDKYQMAERLKPGGIFLINTPYAPDEVWHQLPQEVQAVLNNKNARVFVVNAAKIARECQLGARINTVMQMAFFHLTQILPGDSALEALQGAIAKSYSSKGQELVERNWQALALARESLFEVARQPVDETSHLRPPVVSDAAPDFVKTVTAAMLAGLGDALPVSALPPDGTWPLGTTRWEKRNIAEEIPIWKEELCTQCNHCVAACPHSAIRAKVVAPEALADAPASLAALDVKSRDMRGQKYVLQVAPEDCTGCNLCVEVCPAKDRQNPEIKAINMMSRLEHVEEEKRNYDFFLNLPEIDRSSLERIDIRTSQLITPLFEYSGACSGCGETPYIKLLTQLYGDRLLIANATGCSSIYGGNLPSTPYTTDANGRGPAWANSLFEDNAEFGLGFRLTVDQHKARVRRLLTQFADKLTPALYEALHADATPEVRRKQVAELRQQLQGVEGAQQLLTDADALVEKSIWLIGGDGWAYDIGFGGLDHVLSLTENVNILVLDTQCYSNTGGQASKATPLGAVTKFGEHGKRKARKDLGVSMMMYGHVYVAQISLGAQLNQTVKAIQEAEAYPGPSLIIAYSPCEEHGYDLALSHDQMRQLTATGFWPLYRFDPRRADEGKLPLALDSRPPSDALAETLLTEQRFRRLNAQQPEVAEQLWKDAAADLQKRYDFLAQLAGKAEKVSE, from the coding sequence ATGATTACTATCGACGGCAACGGCGCAGTCGCTTCAGTCGCTTTTCGCACCAGTGAAGTTATCGCTATTTATCCCATCACGCCGAGCTCCACGATGGCGGAGCAGGCCGACGCCTGGGCCGGCAACGGGATGAAAAACGTCTGGGGCGACGTCCCGCGCGTGGTTGAGATGCAGTCCGAGGCGGGCGCTATCGCGACCGTCCACGGCGCGCTCCAGACCGGCGCGCTCTCCACCTCGTTTACGTCTTCCCAGGGTTTGCTGCTGATGATCCCGACGCTCTATAAGCTCGCGGGCCAGCTCACGCCTTTTGTGCTGCACGTGGCGGCGCGTACCGTCGCCACCCATGCGCTCTCGATTTTCGGCGATCACTCTGACGTCATGGCCGTACGCCAGACCGGCTGCGCGATGCTGTGCGCCTCAAGCGTTCAGGAGGCGCAGGATTTCGCGCTGATCTCCCATATCGCCACGCTAAAAAGCCGCGTGCCGTTTATTCATTTCTTCGATGGATTCCGCACGTCACATGAAATCAACAAAATCGCGCCGCTCGCCGATGACACGATCCGCGCCCTGCTGCCGCAGGCGGAAATCGACGCCCACCGCGCCCGCGCGCTCAACCCGGAACACCCGGTGATCCGCGGCACCTCCGCCAACCCGGATACCTATTTCCAGTCCCGCGAGGCGACCAACCCCTGGTATGACGCGGTCTATGACCATGTCGAACAGGCGATGAACGATTTCGCCGCCGCCACGGGCCGCCAGTACCGGCCGTTTGAGTATTACGGCCACCCGGAGGCCGAACGGGTGATTATCCTGATGGGTTCCGCCAGCGGCACCTGCGAAGAGGTGGTGGATGAACTGCTCACCCAGGGCGAGAAAGTGGGCGTGCTGAAAGTCCGCCTGTTCCGCCCGTTCAGCGCGCGTCACCTGCTGGCGGCGCTGCCGCAGAGCGTCCAGCGCATCGCGGTACTTGATCGCACCAAAGAGCCTGGCGCGCAGGCGGAGCCGCTTTATCTGGATGTGATGACCGCGCTGGCGGAAGCCTTTAACCGCGGCGAGCGCGACAGCCTGCCGCGCGTCATCGGCGGCCGTTACGGGCTTTCCTCCAAAGAGTTCGGGCCGGACTGCGTGCTGGCGGTGTTTAATGAACTGCGCGCCGAAAAACCGAAACCGCGCTTTACCGTCGGGATTTACGACGACGTGACGCATCTCTCCCTGCCGCTGCCGGAGAATACGCTGCCCTCTCACGCGCGCCTGGAGGCGCTGTTTTACGGGCTTGGCAGCGACGGCAGCGTCTCGGCCACCAAAAACAACATTAAAATTATCGGTAACGCGACGCCGTGGTACGCCCAGGGCTATTTCGTTTATGACTCCAAAAAAGCGGGCGGTCTGACCGTTTCTCACCTGCGCGTCAGCGAGCGGCCCATTAACTCCGCGTATCTGGTAAGCCAGGCGGATTTCGTCGGCTGCCATCAGTTGCAGTTTATCGATAAATACCAGATGGCCGAGCGCCTGAAACCCGGCGGTATTTTTCTGATTAACACGCCTTACGCGCCGGATGAGGTCTGGCATCAGCTGCCGCAGGAAGTCCAGGCGGTGCTGAATAACAAAAACGCGCGCGTCTTTGTGGTGAACGCCGCGAAAATCGCCCGCGAATGCCAGCTCGGCGCGCGCATCAACACCGTGATGCAGATGGCGTTTTTCCATCTCACGCAGATCCTGCCGGGCGACAGCGCGCTGGAGGCGCTCCAGGGTGCCATCGCCAAAAGCTACAGCAGCAAAGGCCAGGAGCTGGTAGAGCGCAACTGGCAGGCGCTGGCGCTGGCCCGCGAATCCCTCTTTGAAGTGGCGCGCCAGCCGGTGGATGAGACCAGCCACCTGCGCCCGCCGGTGGTTTCCGACGCCGCGCCCGATTTTGTCAAAACGGTGACCGCCGCGATGCTGGCAGGGCTTGGCGATGCGCTGCCGGTCTCCGCGCTGCCGCCGGACGGCACCTGGCCGCTCGGCACCACCCGGTGGGAGAAACGCAATATCGCGGAAGAGATCCCCATCTGGAAAGAAGAGCTTTGCACCCAGTGCAACCACTGCGTCGCCGCCTGTCCGCACTCGGCGATCCGCGCCAAAGTGGTGGCCCCGGAAGCACTTGCCGACGCGCCCGCCTCGCTCGCCGCGCTGGATGTGAAATCCCGCGATATGCGCGGGCAGAAATATGTACTGCAGGTCGCGCCGGAAGACTGCACCGGCTGCAACCTGTGCGTCGAGGTCTGCCCGGCGAAAGACCGCCAGAACCCGGAAATCAAGGCGATTAATATGATGTCGCGCCTGGAGCATGTGGAAGAAGAGAAACGCAACTACGACTTCTTCCTGAACCTGCCGGAAATCGATCGCAGCTCGCTTGAGCGTATCGACATTCGCACCTCGCAGCTCATCACCCCGCTGTTTGAATACTCCGGCGCGTGCTCCGGCTGTGGGGAAACGCCCTATATCAAGCTGCTGACCCAGCTTTATGGCGATCGTCTGCTGATTGCCAACGCCACCGGCTGTTCATCCATTTATGGCGGCAACCTGCCCTCGACGCCGTACACCACCGACGCCAATGGCCGCGGCCCGGCGTGGGCGAACTCGCTGTTTGAGGATAACGCGGAGTTCGGTCTGGGTTTCCGCTTAACGGTCGATCAGCATAAGGCGCGCGTGCGGCGTCTGCTCACGCAGTTTGCCGATAAACTCACGCCTGCGCTCTATGAGGCGCTGCACGCTGACGCCACGCCGGAAGTGCGTCGCAAACAGGTCGCGGAACTGCGCCAGCAGTTACAGGGTGTGGAAGGCGCACAGCAGTTGCTGACAGACGCCGACGCGCTGGTGGAAAAATCCATCTGGCTGATTGGCGGCGACGGCTGGGCGTATGACATCGGTTTCGGCGGCCTCGATCATGTGCTGAGCCTGACCGAGAACGTCAATATTCTGGTGCTCGATACGCAGTGCTATTCCAACACCGGCGGCCAGGCGTCGAAAGCCACGCCGCTTGGCGCGGTGACGAAATTCGGCGAACACGGCAAGCGCAAGGCGCGTAAAGATCTCGGCGTGAGCATGATGATGTACGGGCATGTTTACGTGGCGCAGATTTCGCTTGGCGCGCAGCTTAACCAGACGGTGAAAGCGATTCAGGAGGCGGAAGCCTACCCCGGCCCGTCGCTGATTATCGCCTACAGCCCTTGTGAGGAGCATGGCTACGATCTGGCGCTGAGCCACGATCAGATGCGCCAGCTTACCGCGACGGGCTTCTGGCCGCTTTATCGCTTCGACCCACGCCGCGCCGACGAAGGCAAGCTGCCGCTGGCGCTCGATTCGCGCCCGCCGTCAGACGCGCTGGCGGAAACGTTGCTCACCGAGCAGCGCTTCCGTCGCCTGAACGCGCAGCAGCCGGAGGTGGCCGAACAGCTCTGGAAAGACGCCGCCGCCGATCTGCAAAAACGCTACGACTTCCTGGCGCAGCTCGCCGGCAAAGCCGAGAAAGTCAGCGAGTAA
- a CDS encoding putative hemolysin: protein MRAAFWVGCAALLLSACSSEPVQQATAAHVPPGMRAALSSAGQANCAMVGGSLSVARQLDGTTTGMCALPNGKRCSEAALASGACAAY, encoded by the coding sequence ATGCGAGCAGCGTTTTGGGTAGGATGTGCCGCGTTACTATTATCGGCATGCAGCAGCGAACCCGTTCAGCAGGCCACCGCGGCCCATGTGCCGCCGGGAATGCGAGCTGCGTTGTCGAGTGCAGGGCAGGCGAACTGCGCGATGGTCGGGGGCTCGCTGTCGGTCGCGCGCCAGCTTGACGGCACGACCACCGGTATGTGCGCGCTGCCCAACGGCAAACGTTGCAGCGAAGCGGCGCTCGCCTCTGGCGCCTGCGCCGCGTACTGA